A stretch of the Rosa rugosa chromosome 5, drRosRugo1.1, whole genome shotgun sequence genome encodes the following:
- the LOC133713164 gene encoding uncharacterized protein LOC133713164, producing the protein MSILNPFQLLELNVISAQDLAPVSRSMRTYAIAWVHPDRKLSTRVDTHGHNNPTWNDKFVFRVDEDFLHEDTSAVMIEIYALHWFKDVHVGTIRVLVGNLIPTPVKPHHHHPQLGMRFVALQVRRPSGRPQGILNIGVALLHSSMRSMPLYSQLSASAVGYKQLMGEDDPPRSQTHRSQSTFSKAELRRSKSDCSSMLASEVRTKEFTKKDKKSRGSSVVSGSDVSSQKNKKGRSKASSLINGSEIIKGRGRKGKASSVVSASELSRTKGKNGKPSSILSVSDVGGAKDKNGKPSSILSVSEISISDPSKRGGRDPKPTSGSEPDDPVRKPKHNGNYRAAVVHDIVAASPLSKPSPKYAVESYGNTPGRRSSVPGKSPFKMGTYDQYVTPRKSNLIVPPYLTESELGPSPSEVAAAIAKERMDQDNESSVVVGAWNEDESVEGLQSKLERWRTELPPVYDRGDFSSFPSSSEGHHTRRHTEGGGGPGLFSCFSNICGVECSIVCGGGDAGKDRKKAGGSKSSGRVGRSPSAENLSYV; encoded by the coding sequence ATGTCGATCCTAAACCCATTCCAACTTCTGGAACTGAACGTGATCTCGGCGCAAGACCTTGCCCCGGTATCACGTTCCATGCGGACGTACGCCATTGCATGGGTGCACCCGGATCGCAAGCTGTCGACCCGGGTGGACACGCACGGCCACAACAACCCTACATGGAACGACAAGTTCGTGTTCCGGGTGGACGAGGATTTCTTGCATGAGGACACCTCCGCCGTGATGATCGAGATCTACGCCCTCCACTGGTTCAAAGACGTCCACGTCGGCACCATCCGTGTCCTCGTCGGCAATCTCATCCCGACTCCGGTGAagccccaccaccaccatcctCAGCTGGGCATGCGCTTCGTGGCGCTCCAGGTCCGGCGGCCCTCCGGCCGGCCACAGGGGATATTGAACATCGGTGTGGCGCTGCTTCACAGCTCCATGCGCAGCATGCCTTTGTATTCTCAGCTCAGCGCATCCGCCGTGGGATATAAACAGTTAATGGGGGAGGACGACCCGCCGCGGAGTCAAACCCACCGGAGTCAGTCAACGTTTTCGAAGGCGGAGCTGAGACGTAGCAAGAGTGACTGCAGCTCCATGTTAGCGTCGGAGGTCCGGACCAAGGAATTTACGaaaaaggacaaaaagagcaggGGGAGCTCGGTGGTCAGCGGGTCCGACGTCAGCAGCCAAAAGAATAAGAAGGGCCGATCCAAGGCCAGCTCGTTAATCAACGGCTCAGAAATCATCAAAGGCAGGGGTAGAAAAGGGAAAGCGAGCTCCGTGGTCAGCGCGTCAGAATTAAGCCGGACCAAGGGTAAAAATGGAAAACCAAGTTCCATACTCAGCGTCTCCGACGTTGGTGGGGCCAAGGACAAAAACGGAAAACCAAGTTCCATACTCAGCGTCTCCGAAATCAGCATCAGCGACCCGTCAAAGAGAGGCGGTAGGGATCCGAAACCGACGAGCGGATCCGAACCCGACGACCCGGTGAGAAAGCCCAAGCACAACGGGAACTACAGAGCCGCGGTCGTACACGACATCGTGGCCGCGTCGCCGCTATCGAAGCCGTCGCCGAAGTACGCGGTGGAGAGTTACGGAAATACCCCTGGGCGGAGGTCCTCGGTTCCGGGGAAGTCGCCGTTCAAGATGGGGACGTACGACCAGTACGTGACGCCGCGGAAGTCGAATCTGATAGTGCCGCCGTACCTGACGGAGTCGGAGCTGGGGCCGTCGCCGTCGGAGGTGGCGGCGGCGATCGCGAAGGAGAGGATGGACCAGGACAACGAGAGCTCGGTGGTGGTGGGGGCCTGGAACGAGGACGAGAGCGTGGAGGGGCTACAGTCGAAGCTGGAGCGGTGGCGGACGGAGCTGCCGCCGGTGTACGACCGCGGCGATTTTTCGAGCTTTCCGAGCAGCAGCGAAGGGCACCACACGCGGCGGCACACCGAAGGAGGCGGCGGCCCGGGGCTGTTCTCGTGCTTCAGTAACATCTGCGGCGTGGAGTGCTCCATCGTGTGCGGCGGCGGCGACGCCGGTAAGGATCGGAAGAAGGCGGGGGGCAGCAAGAGTAGCGGTCGGGTCGGGCGGAGCCCATCTGCGGAGAATCTGAGCTATGTTTGA
- the LOC133709152 gene encoding uncharacterized protein LOC133709152 codes for MEELKSSVTPTQSSDDQNDSMLQTAPSLSIFNSGVDEFRDSNQQLLERTNTIEDRIGGTHDFRFGDKSMGFIKEEGAEEEEDQVRPPSPPMYLATGLGFDTGGVGFHGGDDFPMPEIDENGDPEEYYKKMVDEYPCHPLFLRNYAQVLQSKGDLHGAEDYYFRSTQANPEDGEVLVQYAKLVWQLRHDQDRALSYFERAARASPEDSHVLAAYASFLWEIDNDLEEDEAGQDQIQVNNGQNMNKLENKDTNEEIIRGHISTGNEIDDEENYKTRIQENPKNALLLRNYAEFLCQTKGDLHSAEEYYLRATVADPNDGEILAQYAQLVWELHHDSKKASSYFERAVEATSEDSYVLGAYAHFLWENEEDD; via the exons ATGGAAGAGCTTAAGAGTTCAGTAACACCAACACAGTCTTCAGATGACCAAAACGATTCAATGCTGCAGACAGCCCCATCTCTTTCGATATTTAACTCGGGTGTTGATGAGTTTCGAGATTCAAATCAACAACTATTGGAGAGAACTAATACAATAGAAGATAGAATAGGAGGGACTCATGACTTCAGATTTGGAGACAAGAGTATGGGATTCATTAAGGAGGAAGGtgcggaggaagaagaagatcaagTACGACCTCCCAGTCCTCCTATGTATCTTGCAACAGGGCTTGGGTTTGATACTGGTGGTGTTGGTTTTCATGGTGGTGATGATTTTCCTATGCCAGAAATTGATGAGAACGGCGATCCGGAAGAGTATTATAAGAAGATGGTTGATGAATATCCCTGCCACCCTTTGTTCCTCAGAAATTATGCTCAAGTTTTACAG TCTAAGGGAGATTTACACGGAGCTGAAGACTACTATTTCCGCTCTACACAAGCGAATCCCGAAGATGGTGAGGTTTTAGTGCAGTATGCTAAACTGGTTTGGCAGCTCCGTCATGACCAAGATAGAGCCTTGAGTTACTTTGAACGTGCAGCTCGAGCTAGTCCTGAAGATAG TCATGTTCTTGCAGCATATGCTAGTTTCCTCTGGGAAATAGACAATGACTTGGAAGAAGACGAAGCAGGTCAAGATCAGATTCAG GTCAACAATGGTCAAAATATGAATAAACTTGAAAACAAAGACACCAATGAAGAAATTATAAGGGGGCACATTTCAACAGGGAATGAGATTGATGATGAGGAGAACTACAAGACCAGGATTCAAGAGAATCCCAAGAAtgctttgcttctaagaaaCTACGCCGAGTTCTTGTGCCAG ACCAAGGGAGACCTTCACAGCGCAGAGGAATACTATCTGCGTGCCACAGTAGCTGATCCTAATGATGGTGAGATCTTGGCACAGTATGCTCAACTGGTTTGGGAACTTCATCATGACAGTAAGAAAGCATCGTCTTACTTTGAGCGAGCAGTTGAAGCTACTTCTGAAGATAG CTATGTTCTTGGGGCGTATGCTCATTTTCTCTGGGAAAACGAAGAAGATGACTGA